Proteins from one Planctomyces sp. SH-PL62 genomic window:
- a CDS encoding lysophospholipid acyltransferase family protein, producing MKIQHPLLIQAIGCVGSRVVRRLGRTWDFHFRYEDPMVDPEVARRTGRRYIYAFFHEVMLFPAYYWNWPTMNILISDHRDGEMITQVVKRLGFGVVRGSTTRGGARALREMTERIDDGNLCVTPDGPRGPRRHVHQGIAYLASRTGLPVVGAGMAFKDSWRARSWDRFCIPKPGSQAAAVVPAPVFIPPDADREALEAGRLEIERRMQGAMVEAEAWVEKL from the coding sequence ATGAAGATCCAGCATCCGCTCCTCATCCAGGCCATTGGATGCGTCGGCTCTCGGGTGGTCCGCCGATTGGGCCGGACCTGGGATTTCCACTTCCGTTATGAAGATCCGATGGTCGATCCCGAGGTCGCGCGTCGGACGGGCCGGCGCTACATCTACGCCTTCTTCCACGAGGTGATGCTCTTCCCGGCCTACTACTGGAACTGGCCGACGATGAACATCCTCATCAGCGACCATCGCGACGGCGAGATGATCACTCAGGTCGTCAAGCGGCTGGGCTTCGGCGTGGTCCGGGGCTCGACGACGCGAGGCGGCGCGCGGGCGCTCCGCGAGATGACCGAGCGGATCGACGACGGCAATCTGTGCGTGACGCCCGACGGCCCTCGCGGCCCGAGGCGGCACGTCCATCAGGGGATCGCCTACCTCGCCAGCCGGACGGGGCTGCCGGTCGTGGGGGCGGGGATGGCGTTCAAGGACTCCTGGCGGGCCAGGAGCTGGGATCGCTTCTGCATCCCCAAGCCCGGTTCCCAGGCCGCGGCCGTCGTCCCCGCGCCGGTGTTCATCCCCCCCGACGCCGATCGCGAGGCCCTGGAGGCCGGACGCCTGGAGATCGAGCGTCGGATGCAAGGGGCCATGGTCGAGGCCGAGGCGTGGGTCGAGAAGCTCTGA
- a CDS encoding RNA polymerase sigma factor: MVWGVCLRILDDPHLAADAFQATFLILVRKAATIRVEASLGRWLYGVSRKVALRVRKSLIRRPIHGDGEFERVAAPEVASERSEMLAALDEEIARLPERYREVLVLCDLGGVAHAEAARRLGCAVGTVGSRLSRGRDRLRRRMLRRGLALSTGVSAAWSPSQAATAAVPSALAASTARAVIRMASPDGPALVGNVSVLARGVLTAMFWHRLRFVAALASLAIIGVGATALSSGIAQELVVAAGRDEPKVLEADTPGRLLAEVQKTYAGAKSYEDEGESTAVFTSPSGKRTVKKPFSTRFLRPNLFYFEFSQRTGDGDGEMDRFVVWSDAAPESSKHWWTLRPKVQEETLQMALGGASGISGGTSTLIPSLLMPEAVPTYPLRVLKDPRFAGEEVVDESSCRKVEGKNLSGDVETYWIDRSTSLVRKLVTKMQFPGATVETTTTFRPRLDVEIPRERFEFKPPKS, from the coding sequence ATGGTCTGGGGGGTCTGTCTCCGGATCCTGGACGACCCCCATCTCGCGGCCGACGCCTTCCAGGCGACATTCCTGATACTCGTTCGGAAGGCCGCCACGATTCGCGTCGAGGCATCTCTGGGCCGTTGGCTCTACGGAGTCAGTCGCAAGGTCGCGTTGAGGGTGAGGAAGTCACTGATCCGTCGTCCAATCCACGGAGACGGTGAATTCGAGAGGGTGGCGGCCCCGGAGGTCGCGTCTGAGCGAAGCGAAATGCTCGCCGCCCTGGATGAAGAGATCGCCAGGCTTCCGGAGCGATATCGCGAGGTGCTGGTGCTCTGCGACCTCGGCGGCGTGGCCCACGCGGAGGCCGCTCGACGTCTCGGGTGCGCGGTGGGGACGGTCGGCAGCCGGCTCTCGCGGGGACGCGATCGGTTGCGGCGGCGGATGCTCCGTCGCGGCCTGGCGCTCTCGACGGGGGTCTCGGCGGCGTGGTCGCCGTCGCAGGCGGCTACCGCGGCGGTCCCCAGCGCTCTGGCGGCCTCCACCGCCCGCGCCGTGATTCGGATGGCGAGTCCCGACGGACCCGCGCTTGTGGGGAACGTTTCCGTGCTGGCGAGAGGAGTCCTGACAGCCATGTTCTGGCACCGACTCCGATTCGTGGCCGCCCTCGCCTCGTTGGCGATCATCGGCGTGGGTGCGACGGCCCTTTCATCCGGCATCGCCCAGGAGCTCGTGGTCGCGGCGGGGAGGGACGAACCCAAGGTCCTGGAGGCCGACACCCCGGGGCGGCTCCTCGCCGAAGTCCAAAAAACATATGCTGGGGCGAAATCGTACGAGGACGAGGGCGAGTCGACGGCCGTGTTCACCTCGCCGTCGGGCAAGCGAACGGTGAAGAAGCCCTTCTCCACCCGCTTCCTACGCCCGAACCTGTTCTACTTCGAGTTCTCTCAACGCACCGGCGACGGCGACGGCGAGATGGACCGCTTCGTCGTCTGGAGCGACGCCGCCCCCGAAAGCTCGAAGCACTGGTGGACCCTCCGGCCCAAGGTCCAGGAAGAGACGTTGCAGATGGCGCTCGGCGGCGCGTCGGGGATATCGGGCGGGACGTCCACGCTTATCCCTTCCCTCTTGATGCCCGAGGCGGTCCCGACGTACCCGCTGAGGGTCCTGAAAGACCCCCGGTTCGCAGGCGAGGAGGTGGTCGACGAGTCCTCCTGCCGGAAGGTCGAGGGCAAGAACCTTTCGGGAGACGTCGAGACGTACTGGATCGACAGGTCGACCTCGCTGGTGAGGAAGCTCGTCACGAAAATGCAGTTCCCGGGTGCCACGGTCGAGACCACGACCACGTTCCGACCCCGACTGGACGTCGAGATCCCGCGCGAGCGGTTCGAGTTCAAGCCGCCGAAATCCTGA
- a CDS encoding ABC transporter permease, translating into MPLPLRSVLSRLPQILLIGGALVLMLRTERFFTPGTLTSILTQASIVGVLAIGQAFVLVGGGFDLSQGAMLALTAATVGHLAQWGWSGPACVAGALAVGLLLGSINGFFVSVVRTNPFVTTLSTLLIFRGAAFIALGGRPIANIRVFQAVDSGFELGSTYIPYRGLIFLAAMLAAWIVLRRTVFGQHVYALGGNADAARLAGVRTVRLKTWTFALSGLATGLATVLFLGWLRVAKPDTATGYEFDSIAACVVGGVSLQGGRGSVLGAAAGCLLLQALRTQITMSGFPEEYRTFVTGLVILTFAAADALARRNERG; encoded by the coding sequence ATGCCGCTCCCGCTACGATCCGTCCTCAGCCGCCTCCCCCAGATCCTCCTGATCGGGGGCGCCCTGGTCCTGATGCTGCGGACCGAACGGTTCTTCACGCCCGGCACCCTGACCAGCATCCTGACGCAGGCGAGCATCGTCGGCGTGCTGGCGATCGGCCAGGCGTTCGTGCTGGTCGGCGGCGGGTTCGATCTCTCGCAGGGGGCGATGCTCGCCCTCACCGCGGCGACCGTCGGCCACCTCGCGCAGTGGGGGTGGTCGGGGCCCGCGTGCGTCGCCGGGGCGCTCGCGGTCGGGCTGCTGCTCGGCTCGATCAACGGTTTTTTCGTCTCGGTGGTCCGGACCAACCCGTTCGTGACGACGTTGAGCACGCTGCTGATTTTTCGGGGGGCCGCGTTCATCGCGCTCGGGGGCCGGCCGATCGCGAACATCCGCGTCTTCCAGGCCGTCGACTCGGGCTTCGAGCTGGGATCGACGTACATCCCCTATCGCGGCCTGATCTTCCTGGCGGCCATGCTCGCGGCGTGGATCGTCCTGCGGCGGACGGTCTTCGGCCAGCACGTCTACGCGCTCGGCGGCAACGCGGACGCGGCGCGGCTGGCGGGGGTGCGGACGGTCCGGCTCAAGACCTGGACGTTCGCGCTCAGCGGCCTGGCCACCGGCCTTGCGACGGTCCTCTTCCTGGGCTGGCTGCGGGTCGCGAAGCCCGACACCGCCACCGGCTACGAGTTCGACTCGATCGCCGCGTGCGTCGTCGGCGGCGTCTCCCTCCAGGGGGGTCGGGGGAGCGTGCTGGGGGCGGCGGCGGGCTGCCTGCTGCTCCAGGCGCTGCGCACGCAGATCACGATGAGCGGGTTCCCGGAGGAGTACCGGACGTTCGTCACCGGGCTGGTGATCCTCACCTTCGCCGCCGCCGACGCCCTCGCCCGCCGCAACGAGCGGGGCTGA
- a CDS encoding sugar ABC transporter ATP-binding protein — protein MALNGLTRSFSGVRALKGVDLELRGGEIHALCGENGAGKSTLIQILGGVIRPDSGSIVVEGRPARFSNPAAAIAEGIAIIYQELSLVDEFTVAENLALGAEPRVGPWIDRRAMVREARRRLDELGFALDPKARVGSLTIGQRQQVEIAKALGRDVRVLVLDEPTAALSRAETERLFVVLRELRDRGIAVLYVSHHLEEVFAISDRITVLRDGSRAGTWRASEVTLGEVVAHMVGEAVDVRERSPRRPAGEPRLRVTGAVGKTLRGLDVTVAPGEVVGLTGLAGAGHEELASILFGTSRPTAGEVVWQGRPFRPRHPVEAARRGIAMVPADRRGEGLISTQGILENLTIASYPDLARWGWINGRRRRELAETWRRKFEVAASRLSQPVLTLSGGNQQKVLLARWAARSPELFILNEPTRGIDVKTREAIHRWIDELADSGRSVLLITADTQEMIRLADRCLVLRAGKVAKVLGPPALTEHAVVAAMVEG, from the coding sequence GTGGCCTTGAACGGCCTGACCCGCTCCTTCTCCGGCGTCCGCGCCCTTAAAGGCGTCGACCTGGAGTTGCGGGGCGGGGAGATCCACGCCCTCTGCGGCGAGAACGGCGCGGGGAAGAGCACGCTCATCCAGATCCTCGGCGGGGTCATTCGGCCCGATTCGGGCTCGATCGTCGTCGAGGGCCGCCCCGCTCGGTTCTCGAACCCGGCCGCGGCCATCGCCGAGGGGATCGCGATCATCTACCAGGAACTGAGCCTGGTCGACGAGTTCACCGTGGCCGAGAACTTGGCGCTCGGGGCCGAGCCACGCGTCGGCCCCTGGATCGACCGCCGCGCGATGGTCCGCGAGGCCCGCCGACGCCTGGACGAACTGGGATTCGCGCTCGATCCGAAGGCCCGCGTCGGCTCGCTGACGATCGGCCAACGGCAGCAGGTGGAGATCGCCAAGGCCCTGGGTCGAGACGTCCGCGTCCTGGTGCTCGACGAGCCGACCGCCGCGCTCTCGAGGGCCGAGACCGAGCGGCTGTTCGTCGTCCTCCGCGAGCTTCGCGACCGGGGGATCGCCGTGCTCTACGTCTCGCATCACCTTGAGGAAGTCTTCGCGATCTCCGACCGGATCACCGTCCTTCGCGACGGCTCGCGGGCCGGGACGTGGCGGGCTTCGGAGGTGACGCTCGGGGAGGTCGTCGCGCACATGGTCGGCGAGGCCGTCGACGTGCGCGAGCGATCGCCCCGCAGGCCGGCCGGCGAGCCTCGGCTGCGGGTGACGGGAGCCGTCGGGAAGACGCTCCGGGGCCTGGACGTGACCGTCGCGCCGGGGGAGGTCGTCGGCCTCACCGGGCTCGCCGGCGCGGGGCACGAGGAGCTGGCCTCCATCCTCTTCGGCACGTCGCGGCCGACGGCGGGCGAGGTCGTCTGGCAGGGCCGCCCTTTCCGGCCCCGCCACCCGGTCGAGGCGGCCCGACGGGGGATCGCGATGGTCCCCGCCGACCGCCGGGGTGAGGGGTTGATCTCGACTCAGGGGATCCTGGAGAACCTCACGATCGCCAGCTATCCCGACCTGGCCCGCTGGGGATGGATCAATGGACGTCGCCGTCGCGAGCTGGCGGAGACCTGGCGCCGTAAGTTCGAGGTCGCCGCGTCGAGACTCTCCCAGCCCGTGCTGACCCTCTCGGGCGGCAATCAGCAGAAGGTCTTGCTGGCGCGTTGGGCGGCGAGGAGCCCGGAACTGTTCATCCTCAACGAGCCGACGCGGGGGATCGACGTGAAGACCCGCGAGGCGATCCACCGCTGGATCGACGAGCTGGCCGATTCGGGCCGGAGCGTCCTCCTGATCACGGCCGACACGCAGGAGATGATCCGGCTGGCCGACCGCTGCCTCGTGCTCCGCGCGGGGAAGGTCGCGAAGGTCCTCGGACCACCCGCGCTCACGGAGCACGCCGTCGTCGCCGCCATGGTCGAGGGCTGA
- the lon gene encoding endopeptidase La, translating into MGARTKKPSSRKRPAAREEGTDREGPDGVHEESAAAGAAPERSNRLPLLPLRSDLVFPQTVVPLVVNRPSGIRLVDEVMVGERLVGLASQLHPEIDDPGMNDLFPTICVGTVLKMLKFPDGSTRIVCQGQTRARLVNVVQTEPYLIGEVEPLEEIDEGGVEVDALVHHVNRLFQRMVDQSQQIPEELQVAAMNTHEPGRLADLLASSLPFSIEERQMMLGEVNVRLRLERLSQFLSRQLAVLELSTKIQEQVGSELSKAQRDHFLRQQLKAIQDELGEGEGENPEVAELWERIRTANPPEEVQREAERELERLVGMHPSSAEYSIVRTYLDWLALLPWDKSSKDRLDLRRARKILDTDHYDLEKIKERILEYLAVRKLKQDMKGPILCFAGPPGTGKTSLGKSIAKALGREFVRVSLGGVHDEAEIRGHRRTYVAAMPGRVIQGIRKAGTNNPVFMLDEVDKLGNDFRGDPSAALLEVLDPEQNGTFRDHYLDVDFDLSKVMFIATANVLDSIPSPLLDRMEVLNLPGYSEEEKTLIAQKYIIPKQLDAHGLVAEDLEITEQAIRKIISDYTREAGLRNLEREVAAVSRKIARRRAEGKKKAVTVGPVQVAELLGPSRYFRELADRTGIPGVATGLAWTPTGGEILFIEASATPGKGGLMLTGLLGDSMRESAQAAMSYLRSHAKALGLDAAQMAKTDVHIHVPAGAVPKDGPSAGVAIASALISLLRDRPIKMELAMTGEVTLTGRVLPVGGVRDKVLAARRAGIRTILLPRHNEKDLVELPAEVKADLTFRFVDTLDDVLPRLFDDLPAKKSKPAPVKPSSGRLGTAKAKKGKAAEEPEAEFPGQTPRRRP; encoded by the coding sequence ATGGGCGCACGCACGAAAAAGCCGTCGTCACGGAAGCGTCCGGCGGCCCGGGAAGAGGGGACGGATCGCGAAGGTCCGGACGGGGTGCATGAGGAGTCGGCCGCCGCGGGCGCGGCTCCGGAACGTTCCAATCGATTGCCTCTCTTGCCGTTGCGTTCGGACCTGGTGTTCCCGCAGACGGTGGTGCCCCTGGTGGTGAACCGCCCCAGCGGGATCCGACTGGTCGACGAGGTGATGGTCGGCGAGCGGCTGGTCGGGCTGGCCAGCCAGCTCCATCCCGAGATCGACGATCCCGGGATGAACGACCTTTTCCCGACGATCTGCGTGGGCACCGTCCTGAAGATGCTCAAGTTTCCGGACGGTTCCACCCGGATCGTCTGCCAGGGGCAGACGCGCGCCCGCCTGGTGAACGTCGTGCAGACCGAGCCGTACCTGATCGGCGAGGTCGAGCCGCTGGAGGAGATCGACGAGGGGGGGGTGGAAGTCGACGCCCTGGTCCACCACGTCAACCGCCTGTTCCAGCGGATGGTCGACCAGAGCCAGCAGATCCCCGAGGAGCTCCAGGTCGCGGCGATGAACACGCACGAGCCGGGAAGGCTCGCGGACCTGCTGGCGTCGAGCCTGCCGTTCTCCATCGAGGAGCGGCAGATGATGCTCGGCGAGGTCAACGTCCGGCTCCGCCTGGAGCGGCTCTCCCAGTTCCTCTCCCGCCAACTCGCGGTGCTGGAACTCTCCACCAAGATCCAGGAGCAGGTCGGCTCCGAACTCTCCAAGGCCCAGCGCGACCACTTCCTCCGCCAGCAGCTCAAGGCCATCCAGGACGAGCTGGGCGAGGGCGAGGGGGAGAACCCCGAGGTCGCCGAGCTCTGGGAACGGATCAGGACGGCCAACCCGCCCGAGGAGGTCCAGCGCGAGGCCGAGCGCGAGCTGGAGCGGCTCGTGGGGATGCACCCAAGCTCCGCCGAGTACTCCATCGTCCGGACCTATCTGGACTGGCTGGCCCTGCTTCCCTGGGACAAGTCCAGCAAGGACCGGCTGGACCTTCGCCGCGCGCGGAAGATCCTCGACACGGACCACTACGACCTGGAGAAGATCAAGGAGCGGATCCTCGAATACCTCGCGGTCCGCAAGCTCAAGCAGGACATGAAGGGGCCGATCCTCTGCTTCGCGGGCCCGCCGGGGACCGGCAAGACGTCGCTGGGCAAGAGCATCGCCAAGGCTCTCGGGCGCGAGTTCGTCCGCGTCAGCCTGGGGGGCGTGCACGACGAGGCCGAGATTCGCGGACACCGTCGGACGTACGTCGCCGCCATGCCGGGAAGGGTGATCCAGGGCATCCGCAAGGCCGGTACGAACAACCCCGTCTTCATGCTGGACGAGGTGGACAAGCTGGGCAACGATTTCCGGGGCGATCCCTCCGCCGCGCTGCTGGAAGTCCTCGACCCCGAGCAGAACGGGACGTTCCGCGATCACTACCTCGACGTGGATTTCGACCTCTCGAAGGTCATGTTCATCGCCACCGCGAACGTCCTGGATTCGATCCCCTCCCCCCTGCTCGACCGGATGGAGGTGCTCAACCTCCCCGGCTACAGCGAGGAGGAGAAGACCCTGATCGCCCAGAAATACATCATCCCCAAACAGCTCGACGCCCACGGCCTCGTCGCCGAGGACCTGGAGATCACCGAGCAGGCGATCCGCAAAATCATCTCCGACTACACCCGCGAGGCCGGACTGCGGAACCTTGAGCGCGAGGTCGCGGCCGTCAGCCGGAAGATCGCCCGCAGGCGGGCCGAGGGGAAGAAGAAGGCGGTGACCGTCGGCCCGGTTCAGGTCGCCGAGCTGCTGGGACCCTCGCGCTACTTCCGCGAGCTGGCCGACCGGACGGGCATCCCGGGGGTCGCCACCGGCCTGGCCTGGACCCCCACCGGGGGCGAGATCCTGTTCATCGAGGCCTCGGCCACGCCCGGCAAGGGGGGCCTGATGCTCACCGGCTTGCTCGGCGATTCCATGCGCGAGAGCGCCCAGGCGGCGATGAGCTACCTCCGCAGCCACGCCAAGGCCCTGGGGCTCGACGCCGCGCAGATGGCCAAGACCGACGTCCACATCCACGTCCCCGCCGGGGCGGTGCCGAAGGACGGGCCGTCGGCCGGGGTCGCGATCGCCTCCGCCCTGATCAGCCTCCTTCGCGATCGCCCGATCAAGATGGAGTTGGCGATGACCGGCGAGGTCACGCTGACCGGCCGGGTGCTCCCCGTCGGCGGCGTGCGCGACAAGGTGCTCGCGGCCCGCCGCGCGGGGATTCGCACCATCCTCCTCCCCCGCCACAACGAGAAGGACCTGGTGGAACTGCCCGCCGAGGTGAAGGCCGACCTGACCTTCCGGTTCGTGGATACGCTCGACGACGTCCTCCCCCGGCTGTTCGACGACCTGCCGGCCAAGAAGTCCAAGCCCGCCCCGGTCAAGCCGTCGTCGGGCCGGCTGGGCACGGCGAAGGCCAAGAAGGGGAAGGCCGCCGAGGAACCCGAGGCCGAGTTCCCCGGCCAGACCCCGCGCCGTCGCCCCTGA
- a CDS encoding site-2 protease family protein, with protein sequence MSSVAPSTSYDLRFQLLNVPVRVHPLFWLVTAVLGWNDGDLGKVALWIGCVFVSILVHEFGHALMGRRFGGSPSIVLYSLGGLCYSGSERTPGQRLAVILGGPAAGLLLFLLTLIVASLALGMTPGEHLAFMKMVVGLTPDPGSVMGGVQKLQNSTNAELYFNLLQINLYWTLVNLLPIWPLDGGQASQIVMSQVDRRHGVRRSHILSLLTAGVLALLLGVRTGNLFLAVFMGYFAFLNFQVLQSMHDSQAFGSRDDDWWRQ encoded by the coding sequence ATGAGCAGCGTCGCGCCGAGTACGTCCTACGACCTGAGGTTCCAGCTCCTGAACGTGCCGGTGCGCGTCCACCCGCTGTTCTGGCTGGTCACGGCGGTGCTCGGCTGGAACGACGGCGATCTGGGGAAGGTCGCGCTCTGGATCGGCTGCGTGTTCGTCTCGATCCTGGTCCACGAGTTCGGCCACGCCCTGATGGGCCGACGGTTCGGCGGCTCGCCGTCGATCGTGCTCTACAGCCTGGGGGGGCTCTGCTACTCCGGGTCCGAACGCACCCCGGGGCAGCGGCTGGCGGTGATCCTGGGAGGCCCGGCGGCCGGCCTGCTCCTGTTCCTCCTGACCCTGATCGTCGCGAGCCTGGCCCTGGGGATGACGCCGGGCGAGCACCTGGCCTTCATGAAGATGGTGGTGGGCCTGACTCCCGACCCGGGGAGCGTGATGGGCGGGGTCCAGAAGCTCCAGAACTCGACGAACGCGGAACTCTATTTCAACCTGCTCCAGATCAACTTGTACTGGACGCTCGTGAACCTGCTCCCCATCTGGCCGCTCGACGGCGGCCAGGCCTCGCAGATCGTCATGTCGCAGGTCGACCGACGCCACGGCGTGCGCCGGAGCCACATCCTGTCGCTGCTGACGGCCGGCGTGCTCGCCTTGCTCCTGGGTGTGCGGACCGGGAATTTGTTCCTCGCCGTCTTCATGGGCTATTTCGCGTTCCTGAATTTCCAGGTCCTCCAATCGATGCACGACTCGCAGGCTTTCGGGTCTCGCGACGACGACTGGTGGCGGCAGTGA
- the dapF gene encoding diaminopimelate epimerase has product MKFTKMHGLGNDYVYVETFSQPAPADPGELARAVSDRHFAIGSDGLILIMPSDRADARMRMFNSDGSEGEMCGNGVRCVAKFIHDHGIAARPRVTVETGRGVLTLDLTVEAGEARLVRVDMGAPILRAEEIPTNLPGDPVIDVPLEIGGKDFLLTAVSMGNPHAVLFVDDVAAFPLEALGPLIERHPAFPKRVNVHVVEVVSPSEVRMRTWERGSGVTLACGTGACAVCVAGVLTGRTGGRILAHLPGGDLELEWPDRDASVFMTGPATEVFSGTWPQA; this is encoded by the coding sequence ATGAAATTTACGAAGATGCACGGCCTGGGCAACGACTACGTCTACGTCGAGACGTTCTCTCAGCCCGCCCCGGCCGATCCCGGCGAGCTGGCCCGCGCGGTCAGCGACCGCCATTTCGCCATCGGCTCGGACGGCCTGATCCTCATCATGCCGAGCGATCGGGCCGACGCCCGGATGCGGATGTTCAACAGCGACGGCTCCGAGGGCGAGATGTGCGGCAACGGCGTACGTTGCGTCGCCAAGTTCATCCACGACCACGGCATCGCGGCCCGCCCTCGCGTCACCGTGGAGACCGGTCGGGGCGTCCTGACCCTGGACCTGACCGTCGAGGCCGGCGAGGCCCGGCTCGTGCGCGTCGACATGGGAGCCCCGATCCTCCGCGCCGAGGAGATCCCGACGAACCTGCCGGGCGATCCCGTGATCGACGTGCCGTTGGAGATCGGCGGCAAGGACTTCCTCCTCACCGCCGTCTCGATGGGCAACCCCCACGCCGTCCTGTTCGTGGACGACGTCGCGGCCTTCCCGCTGGAGGCTTTGGGCCCGTTGATCGAGCGCCATCCCGCGTTCCCGAAGCGCGTGAACGTCCACGTCGTCGAGGTCGTCTCCCCGAGCGAGGTCCGCATGCGCACCTGGGAGCGCGGCTCCGGCGTGACCCTGGCCTGCGGCACCGGTGCCTGCGCCGTCTGCGTCGCCGGCGTCCTGACGGGTCGCACCGGCGGCCGCATCCTCGCCCATCTCCCGGGCGGCGACCTGGAACTCGAATGGCCCGACCGCGACGCCTCGGTCTTCATGACCGGCCCCGCCACCGAGGTCTTCTCCGGGACCTGGCCGCAGGCGTGA